One Campylobacter sp. RM16192 genomic region harbors:
- a CDS encoding tetratricopeptide repeat protein, giving the protein MKKTFLLLFSPILAFAFSLVLNSGKEGGVTYSILHLKDDSEFACKEEILVYDNKIYTCEIKDKAIPKIDDKILSLVEINFTQDLNSTKITIVPRANSRLIAYQEPLFKTDSVIMVDQNLSKHYSIIIDPLFSEFDKTKKDGINFAPTFKDMKYPSVGALDLNKAPIENPDGHDINSYLSIKKEYESKHYDYVIISSESALRKHQNSIFTSEFMLYRLRALDKIFDTKDSHENLSPANMVDEGRAWMKLFASDENYPEVLYLVMKSYLKQDMTSDANYILDILMNEHKDSSWTKSAILEFADRIYNTGKRQDAIRMYEDVLYSSNNIDVASRASLSLVNSSIDDSQFEIAKGYMLKILNANPNYLLNDISKSMDLAGIFRDKNINDVASKIYEILVLNLKKSDDRYEIALKNLALSLVGTKDVEKAYKYLQKYQNEFREGGYIAQVEQGMDRLFFELNEINSTKLHQHYDLLMDKYGKNDIGQKALKEQVALYLKEKKFNDVLRYTNVVRDINDTENDKNLNLAALALANDMIRKDNCKAAVDLVEGYEIRADIEAKFKLFNCFMRMSRHQSAYELAKENIASPDMLDRVEWLVNLSSVLLKMQKYKDVVRVADEALAIAANEEYADVSPVFFDRFDALIKLDRIPDAMATIKAIEDLRENDFRIIEVYAKMSEITQKNKDFLNTVIYAKKAIDMQKRLNINTFSPKVEFDYINALNRLDRLDEALNNLKSILETKLEPVDRVRALAQISEIYIKQKRPQDAKPYLEECVGLNFESSWKSLCSEQIKLVE; this is encoded by the coding sequence ATGAAAAAAACATTTTTACTCTTATTTTCTCCGATACTTGCTTTCGCCTTTTCTTTGGTATTAAATTCCGGCAAAGAGGGCGGAGTGACATATAGCATTCTTCACCTAAAAGACGATAGTGAATTTGCTTGCAAAGAGGAAATTTTAGTCTACGATAATAAAATTTATACATGCGAGATAAAAGATAAAGCGATACCAAAGATAGACGATAAAATTCTCTCTTTGGTCGAGATTAACTTTACTCAGGATTTAAACTCAACAAAGATAACCATAGTGCCAAGAGCCAACTCAAGGCTAATCGCATATCAAGAACCACTATTTAAGACAGATAGTGTAATAATGGTGGATCAAAATTTATCCAAACACTACTCTATCATCATAGACCCACTTTTTAGCGAATTTGATAAGACAAAAAAAGACGGAATAAATTTCGCTCCGACATTTAAAGATATGAAATATCCGAGTGTAGGAGCTCTTGATCTAAATAAAGCACCTATCGAAAATCCAGATGGTCACGATATAAATTCATATCTTAGCATTAAAAAAGAGTATGAAAGCAAACATTATGATTATGTTATAATCAGCAGCGAATCCGCGCTTAGAAAGCATCAAAACAGCATTTTTACAAGCGAATTTATGCTATATAGATTAAGGGCGCTTGATAAAATTTTTGATACAAAAGATAGCCATGAAAATTTATCGCCCGCAAATATGGTAGATGAGGGTAGGGCTTGGATGAAGCTATTCGCCTCAGATGAAAACTATCCTGAAGTGCTTTATTTAGTCATGAAATCATATCTCAAGCAGGATATGACAAGTGATGCAAACTATATACTTGATATATTGATGAATGAGCATAAGGACTCTAGCTGGACTAAAAGTGCGATCTTGGAGTTTGCCGACAGGATATATAACACAGGAAAGCGACAAGATGCGATTAGGATGTACGAAGATGTGCTCTATTCGTCTAATAATATTGATGTGGCAAGTAGAGCGTCTTTGAGCTTAGTAAATAGTAGCATAGACGATTCTCAATTTGAGATTGCCAAAGGATATATGCTAAAAATTTTAAACGCCAATCCAAATTACTTGCTAAACGATATCTCAAAATCAATGGATTTGGCTGGAATTTTTCGAGATAAAAATATCAATGACGTAGCCTCTAAGATATATGAAATTTTGGTCTTAAATTTAAAAAAGAGTGATGATAGATATGAGATAGCTCTTAAAAATTTAGCTCTTAGCCTTGTCGGCACAAAAGATGTAGAGAAGGCTTATAAATATCTGCAAAAATATCAAAATGAGTTTAGAGAGGGTGGATATATAGCTCAAGTCGAGCAGGGTATGGATAGGCTATTTTTTGAGCTAAATGAAATAAACTCCACAAAGCTTCATCAACACTATGATCTGCTTATGGATAAATACGGCAAAAACGATATAGGTCAAAAGGCTCTAAAAGAGCAAGTTGCTCTATACCTGAAAGAGAAAAAATTTAATGATGTATTACGATATACAAACGTCGTAAGAGATATAAACGACACTGAAAATGATAAAAATTTAAACCTCGCAGCTCTTGCTTTGGCGAATGACATGATAAGAAAGGATAACTGCAAGGCCGCAGTGGATTTAGTGGAAGGCTATGAGATAAGAGCTGATATAGAGGCTAAATTTAAGCTATTTAACTGCTTTATGAGGATGTCTAGACATCAGAGTGCTTATGAGCTAGCTAAAGAGAATATAGCATCGCCAGATATGTTAGATAGGGTTGAGTGGCTTGTAAATTTAAGTTCTGTATTGCTTAAAATGCAAAAATATAAAGATGTGGTTCGTGTTGCCGATGAAGCCTTGGCAATAGCTGCAAATGAGGAGTATGCTGATGTATCTCCTGTATTTTTCGACCGCTTTGATGCGCTTATAAAGCTGGATAGAATACCTGATGCAATGGCCACGATAAAGGCTATAGAGGATTTGAGGGAAAATGACTTTAGGATTATTGAAGTGTATGCAAAGATGTCTGAAATCACACAAAAGAACAAAGACTTTTTAAATACTGTAATCTATGCCAAGAAGGCAATAGATATGCAAAAAAGACTAAATATCAATACTTTTAGTCCGAAAGTGGAATTTGATTATATAAACGCTCTTAATAGGCTTGATAGATTGGATGAGGCTCTTAATAATTTAAAAAGTATTTTAGAAACTAAGCTTGAGCCTGTTGATAGAGTAAGGGCACTAGCACAAATTTCAGAAATTTACATTAAGCAAAAACGTCCACAAGATGCTAAGCCATATCTAGAGGAGTGCGTCGGGCTAAATTTTGAAAGCTCTTGGAAAAGCCTATGCTCCGAGCAGATTAAGCTCGTAGAGTAG
- a CDS encoding transglycosylase domain-containing protein — protein sequence MRFLSSLFFIIFISSGAAFIYLYSQIQPDISGIIEYKPKLTTQIYDKNGNLIANLFEENRIYANYDEIPFRVIEALVAIEDTSFFEHGGVNPEAITRAIIKDIKAGKLVEGASTITQQLVKNMILTREKKFTRKIQEMIVAMKLEKELTKEQILERYLNQVYLGHGYYGIKAAAKGYFRKELNELTMKEIAILVGLPKAPSAYDPTKHLDLSLGRANNVIWRMNMLGWINEDEYKKAIAEQPVVYDDTLTQNVSPYVVDEVIKEASKIFSDIRVGGYTIETNIDLKVQKMAEDALKFGYSEILKRDKDANASVLNGAIVVTAPKSGEILALVGGVDYAKSSYNRATQSMRQPGSSFKPFIYQIALDLGYSPMSKVADISRVFSSGNEQDWKPKNYSGGFQGYITLKNALRQSRNLATINLLNEIGLDTTYKFISDMEFKNISKDLSMALGSFGISPLEFAKFYSMFPNSGEIVEPQLIRKIINPQNLETVFEPRRIQATQPEQAYLMVDILKTVVNSGTGQNARVKGIQIAGKTGTTNNNIDAWFCGFTPEVEVVIWYGNDNNTPMRKIEGGGRTAAPVFKAFIEEYIKEFPETKRNFIEPEGIFHTMYEGKDELYTKTSPLPKQDAQDNLIKQDNEGMIF from the coding sequence ATTAGATTTTTATCTTCGCTTTTTTTTATAATTTTTATCTCAAGCGGCGCAGCCTTTATATACCTATATTCTCAAATCCAGCCCGATATAAGTGGAATAATAGAATATAAACCAAAGCTTACTACACAAATTTATGACAAAAACGGAAATCTGATAGCAAATCTTTTTGAAGAAAATAGAATTTATGCCAATTACGATGAAATTCCATTTCGAGTAATAGAAGCTTTAGTAGCGATAGAAGATACTAGCTTCTTTGAACACGGCGGAGTAAATCCCGAAGCCATAACAAGAGCAATTATAAAAGATATAAAGGCTGGCAAACTTGTAGAGGGTGCTAGCACAATCACTCAACAACTAGTAAAAAATATGATCTTAACCAGAGAAAAAAAATTTACTAGAAAAATACAAGAGATGATTGTGGCAATGAAACTTGAAAAAGAGCTTACCAAGGAGCAAATTTTAGAAAGATACCTTAATCAAGTATATTTGGGCCACGGATATTACGGCATAAAAGCTGCGGCTAAAGGATATTTTAGAAAAGAACTAAACGAGCTAACCATGAAAGAGATAGCTATTTTAGTAGGCTTACCAAAGGCTCCAAGCGCCTACGATCCTACAAAACACCTTGACCTATCTCTTGGCAGGGCAAATAATGTAATTTGGCGTATGAATATGCTTGGTTGGATAAACGAGGATGAGTATAAAAAAGCCATAGCTGAACAACCTGTAGTATATGATGATACTTTAACTCAAAACGTCTCTCCTTATGTGGTAGATGAAGTTATTAAAGAGGCTTCAAAGATATTTAGTGATATTAGAGTTGGCGGATATACGATAGAGACCAATATCGACCTAAAAGTTCAAAAGATGGCAGAAGATGCACTAAAATTTGGCTATAGTGAAATTTTAAAGCGCGATAAAGACGCCAATGCCTCGGTTTTAAATGGAGCCATCGTAGTAACGGCACCAAAAAGCGGTGAAATTTTGGCCCTAGTTGGCGGAGTTGATTATGCCAAAAGCAGCTACAATAGAGCTACTCAGAGCATGAGGCAGCCGGGATCTAGCTTTAAACCATTTATATACCAAATTGCGCTTGATCTAGGCTATTCTCCGATGAGTAAAGTAGCCGACATATCAAGAGTTTTTAGTTCTGGAAATGAGCAAGACTGGAAGCCAAAAAATTATAGTGGCGGATTTCAAGGCTATATAACGCTAAAAAATGCATTAAGACAGTCAAGAAACCTCGCGACTATAAATTTGCTTAACGAAATTGGACTTGATACGACATATAAGTTCATTAGCGATATGGAATTTAAAAATATATCCAAAGATCTATCTATGGCGCTTGGAAGCTTTGGCATATCGCCTTTGGAATTTGCCAAATTTTACTCTATGTTTCCAAATAGCGGAGAGATAGTTGAACCTCAACTTATACGAAAGATTATAAATCCGCAAAATTTAGAGACAGTATTTGAGCCAAGGCGAATTCAAGCAACACAGCCAGAGCAAGCATATCTAATGGTAGATATACTAAAAACGGTTGTAAATAGCGGTACAGGACAAAACGCAAGAGTAAAAGGCATTCAAATAGCAGGCAAGACAGGCACTACAAACAACAACATAGACGCTTGGTTTTGCGGCTTTACTCCAGAAGTGGAAGTTGTGATATGGTATGGAAATGACAATAATACGCCTATGAGAAAAATAGAGGGCGGAGGAAGAACGGCTGCACCTGTATTTAAGGCTTTTATAGAAGAATATATAAAAGAATTTCCCGAAACAAAGAGAAATTTTATTGAGCCTGAAGGAATATTTCACACAATGTATGAAGGAAAAGATGAGCTATATACCAAAACTTCTCCGCTTCCTAAACAAGACGCACAGGATAATCTAATCAAGCAAGATAATGAAGGAATGATATTTTAG
- the maf gene encoding septum formation inhibitor Maf produces MINLASSSITRAKILEENGVKFKQFSFDFDESGVDRNLKPASYVLKVVQAKKEQFLKEYPNLKNLLFADSAVVCNGKILGKAKDKQEALYMLNLQSDNEAKIITAMIFLGEEFELINISSTIYQFAKFSQDDLNEYIKSNEWQGKAGAMMIEGFNKKYILKKIGNESTARGLNVEQLKAFL; encoded by the coding sequence ATGATAAATCTAGCATCAAGCTCTATCACAAGAGCTAAAATTTTAGAAGAAAATGGAGTTAAATTCAAGCAATTTTCTTTTGATTTTGACGAAAGCGGAGTTGATAGAAATTTAAAACCCGCAAGTTATGTTTTAAAAGTAGTTCAAGCTAAAAAAGAGCAATTTTTAAAAGAGTATCCAAATTTAAAAAATCTCCTTTTTGCAGATAGTGCAGTCGTATGTAATGGTAAAATCTTAGGTAAGGCAAAAGATAAACAAGAGGCTTTATATATGCTAAATTTACAAAGCGACAATGAAGCTAAAATTATAACAGCCATGATATTTTTAGGTGAAGAATTTGAACTTATTAATATAAGCTCTACAATATATCAATTTGCCAAATTTAGCCAAGATGATTTAAACGAATACATAAAAAGTAACGAATGGCAAGGAAAAGCTGGCGCAATGATGATAGAGGGATTTAATAAAAAATATATATTAAAAAAGATAGGCAACGAAAGCACAGCTAGAGGCTTAAATGTCGAGCAATTAAAGGCCTTTTTATGA
- a CDS encoding 3-isopropylmalate dehydratase, producing MPEFNIAFAKLSHILPFLHTVATIVFVGFQASFWFMAKFFMKDIANNHKRYILVISALKYLGCAVYISLAVIVATSILIGEDDYSKVADPMLNTILTTKWTVFSFLLINVIYVTYRINRAVKSMKKGEYIELHENLIVVIYYFIPLNVVFALFATYLGIAYRAF from the coding sequence ATGCCTGAATTTAACATAGCTTTTGCAAAACTTAGTCATATTTTGCCATTTTTGCATACGGTCGCTACTATAGTATTTGTAGGTTTTCAAGCCAGCTTTTGGTTTATGGCTAAATTTTTTATGAAAGATATTGCGAACAATCATAAAAGATATATTCTAGTAATTTCTGCGCTCAAATACCTCGGATGTGCAGTTTATATATCCTTAGCAGTGATTGTGGCAACTAGTATATTAATAGGCGAAGATGACTACTCTAAAGTTGCAGATCCTATGCTAAATACGATTCTAACTACTAAATGGACCGTGTTTAGCTTCTTGCTAATTAACGTAATATATGTGACTTATAGAATTAATAGAGCGGTAAAATCTATGAAAAAAGGCGAATATATAGAGCTTCACGAAAATTTGATAGTAGTTATATATTACTTTATACCGCTAAATGTCGTATTTGCGCTGTTTGCAACCTATCTTGGCATAGCCTACAGGGCGTTTTGA
- the alaS gene encoding alanine--tRNA ligase yields MKNYDTNIFDVREAFLNFFSSKGHEIIPSAPLVPNDATLLFTNAGMVPFKNIFTGEIPRPTPPIRTSCQTCIRAGGKHNDLDNVGYTARHHTFFEMLGNFSFGEYFKKDAIAYGWEFVTEILKLPKDRLYVTVHESDDEAYEMWQEHISKDRIYKFGDKDNFWQMGDTGPCGPCSEIFYDQGAENFNSDEDYMGGDGDRFLEIWNLVFMQYERGMDGKLSPLPKPSIDTGMGLERVTAIKEGKFSNYDSSLFMPYINEVARLCKKPYEYSTGASYRVISDHIRSVTFLLAQGVNFDKEGRGYVLRRILRRAVRHGYLLGIKEPFMYKLVDKVCELMGGHYAYLNDKKEAVKEQIRLEEERFFATIASGLELFNSELKNTKDVFSGEIAFKLYDTYGFPLDLTADMLRDKNLKVDEAKFEELMNEQKTRAKAAWKGSGDKSAKGDFKELLEEFGENEFIGYEILSSKSKILALLDEDFKRVMSLKAGQNGWVMLNKTPFYAQSGGQCGDTGDILNFAKVVDTQKFHGLNLSSIELKANLSAGDEVEVKVSDERSEIARHHSATHLLHSALRSILGTHVAQAGSSVEATKLRFDFSHPKALTSEEINKIENFVNNAIANGAAAKTEIMDIESAKNSGAIALFGEKYDDNVRVLSFGDVSKELCGGTHVKNINEIGVFFITKESGVSAGVRRIEAICSKAALNFAKNLREELEEIRTELKSIEPMSAIKKLKSEIKNLKDELKNAGGSKAINLSDISGVKVCVEILESGNIKTAIDEIKNSNERVAALFIQVKDEKISIAAGVKNANIKAGEWVKMTAQILGGNGGGKDDFATAGGKDISQLDRAKKEAFEFIKGKLA; encoded by the coding sequence ATGAAAAATTACGATACAAATATTTTTGATGTCAGAGAAGCTTTTTTAAATTTTTTCAGCTCAAAGGGACACGAAATAATACCTTCCGCTCCACTTGTTCCAAATGATGCAACACTGCTTTTTACAAACGCTGGAATGGTGCCTTTTAAAAATATTTTTACAGGTGAGATTCCACGCCCTACCCCGCCGATTCGCACAAGCTGTCAAACTTGCATAAGAGCGGGCGGTAAACATAACGATCTTGATAACGTGGGCTATACAGCACGCCACCACACTTTTTTTGAAATGCTTGGAAATTTTAGCTTCGGAGAATACTTTAAAAAAGATGCGATAGCTTACGGATGGGAATTTGTAACAGAGATATTGAAACTACCAAAAGATCGCCTTTACGTAACAGTTCACGAGAGTGATGATGAAGCGTATGAGATGTGGCAAGAGCATATAAGCAAGGATAGAATTTATAAATTTGGAGATAAAGACAACTTCTGGCAGATGGGTGATACAGGACCTTGCGGACCTTGTTCTGAGATATTTTATGATCAAGGAGCAGAAAATTTTAACTCCGATGAAGACTACATGGGTGGAGACGGAGATAGATTTCTTGAAATTTGGAATCTTGTATTTATGCAGTATGAAAGAGGCATGGACGGAAAGCTAAGCCCTCTTCCAAAACCTTCAATAGATACAGGCATGGGACTTGAACGTGTAACGGCAATAAAAGAGGGGAAATTTAGTAACTACGATAGCTCTCTTTTTATGCCTTATATAAATGAGGTTGCAAGGCTTTGTAAAAAACCTTACGAGTATTCAACCGGAGCAAGCTACCGCGTAATCAGCGATCATATTCGCTCGGTTACTTTTTTGTTAGCTCAAGGAGTAAATTTTGATAAAGAGGGTAGAGGATACGTTCTGCGACGAATTTTACGCCGCGCTGTTCGCCACGGATACTTACTGGGTATAAAAGAGCCTTTTATGTATAAGCTAGTTGATAAGGTATGCGAACTAATGGGCGGACACTACGCTTATCTAAATGATAAAAAAGAGGCGGTTAAAGAGCAGATTAGATTAGAAGAAGAGAGATTTTTTGCAACTATAGCATCGGGTCTTGAGCTATTTAACAGCGAGCTTAAAAATACTAAAGATGTCTTTAGTGGAGAGATCGCGTTTAAGCTTTATGATACTTACGGCTTCCCACTTGATCTTACAGCCGATATGCTAAGGGATAAAAATCTAAAAGTAGATGAAGCAAAATTTGAAGAGCTGATGAATGAGCAAAAAACTCGTGCAAAGGCCGCTTGGAAAGGAAGCGGAGATAAGAGTGCAAAAGGAGATTTTAAAGAGCTTTTAGAAGAATTTGGAGAGAATGAGTTTATAGGATATGAAATTTTGAGCTCAAAAAGCAAAATTTTAGCCTTGCTTGATGAGGATTTTAAAAGGGTTATGAGCTTAAAAGCCGGACAAAACGGTTGGGTAATGCTTAATAAAACTCCTTTTTATGCACAAAGCGGCGGACAATGCGGAGATACTGGAGATATTTTAAATTTTGCAAAAGTGGTTGATACGCAGAAATTTCACGGATTAAACCTATCATCTATAGAGCTAAAAGCAAATTTAAGCGCAGGAGATGAGGTTGAAGTAAAAGTAAGCGACGAAAGAAGCGAAATAGCTCGCCACCATAGTGCAACACACCTACTTCATTCGGCACTTAGAAGCATTCTTGGAACACATGTGGCACAAGCAGGATCAAGCGTAGAAGCTACCAAGCTTAGATTTGACTTCTCTCATCCTAAGGCTCTTACAAGCGAAGAGATAAACAAAATAGAAAATTTTGTAAATAACGCCATAGCCAACGGAGCCGCTGCAAAAACCGAGATAATGGATATAGAAAGCGCTAAAAACAGCGGTGCTATAGCTCTTTTTGGTGAAAAATACGACGATAATGTAAGAGTGCTAAGTTTTGGCGATGTTAGCAAAGAGCTTTGCGGAGGAACTCACGTAAAAAATATTAACGAAATTGGAGTGTTTTTTATAACAAAAGAGAGTGGCGTTAGCGCTGGAGTACGTAGAATAGAGGCAATATGCTCAAAGGCTGCTCTAAATTTCGCAAAAAATTTAAGAGAAGAACTTGAAGAGATAAGAACCGAGCTAAAAAGCATAGAGCCAATGAGTGCAATTAAAAAGCTAAAAAGCGAGATAAAAAATTTAAAAGATGAACTTAAAAACGCCGGCGGATCAAAGGCTATAAACCTAAGTGATATTAGCGGAGTAAAAGTCTGTGTAGAAATTTTAGAAAGCGGAAATATAAAAACTGCAATAGATGAGATAAAAAACTCAAACGAACGAGTTGCGGCTCTATTTATACAGGTTAAAGATGAAAAAATATCTATCGCGGCAGGTGTTAAAAACGCAAACATAAAGGCCGGAGAGTGGGTCAAAATGACGGCTCAAATTTTAGGTGGAAATGGCGGTGGCAAAGATGATTTTGCAACTGCAGGCGGAAAAGATATAAGTCAGTTAGATAGAGCCAAAAAAGAGGCTTTTGAATTTATTAAAGGAAAATTAGCTTAA
- a CDS encoding Gfo/Idh/MocA family oxidoreductase: MKKRLAIIGFNDVGKFHCNELRRSDEFDLVGVYCQKNSESFGRIKIYSDLNELFESADPEAIIITDGIQYLELFSKCVKTCKHIFIHHPIAKNTGAIHEMKYYSNLSGVMSVAGFFDRFNPVIVSLKKSLEREEKIYSINITRGFCLSRNLNLEILQNIDLARFVAASDIAQFSKFEVHKEDKKNPTNTLCQLKMKNQTLVSIHNSINYPIDRFIIEVSANSGIYFGDLIGMKLNKYTDYGQQNLKVDSDISPIKKAHLEFFELCKNNKINNLASLDDALKVYEICV; this comes from the coding sequence ATGAAAAAACGGCTTGCTATCATAGGGTTTAATGATGTCGGAAAGTTTCATTGCAATGAACTTAGAAGGTCCGATGAATTCGATCTTGTCGGTGTGTATTGTCAAAAAAATAGCGAATCTTTTGGGCGTATAAAAATTTATAGCGATCTAAACGAGCTGTTTGAATCCGCAGATCCGGAAGCTATTATAATAACAGATGGAATACAGTATCTTGAGCTTTTTTCAAAGTGTGTGAAAACCTGCAAACATATATTTATCCATCATCCTATAGCTAAAAATACAGGTGCAATTCATGAGATGAAATATTACTCTAATCTAAGTGGAGTTATGAGTGTCGCTGGATTTTTTGATAGGTTTAATCCTGTGATAGTATCTTTAAAAAAATCTCTTGAGAGAGAAGAGAAGATTTATTCGATAAATATTACAAGAGGCTTTTGTTTAAGCAGGAATTTAAATTTAGAAATCTTGCAAAATATTGATCTAGCAAGATTTGTAGCGGCTAGTGATATAGCGCAATTTTCTAAATTTGAAGTTCATAAAGAGGATAAAAAGAATCCAACAAATACTCTTTGTCAGCTAAAAATGAAAAATCAAACTTTAGTGAGCATACATAACTCCATAAATTATCCTATAGATCGTTTTATAATCGAAGTTTCGGCAAATAGCGGGATATATTTTGGAGATTTAATAGGAATGAAATTAAATAAATACACTGATTATGGACAGCAAAATTTAAAAGTAGATAGTGATATTTCGCCTATTAAAAAGGCTCATTTAGAATTTTTTGAACTTTGTAAAAATAATAAAATTAATAATTTGGCATCGCTTGATGATGCTTTGAAGGTATATGAAATATGCGTATGA
- the hemH gene encoding ferrochelatase — protein MKRLLLLLNMGGPNNIEEVEVFLKNMFNDPYILGIKNKILRKFVGFMIAKGRLKAAKSNYNQIGGKSPLCEITASLCSKISNLSSEFDAVDFAMNYTPPFAKEVLKKYENFDEIVVFPLYPHHSATTISSSIDDFNLAFNELNLKSKVKIVEPFFENQTYNDAVLNSIKNSVKGINTDDITLIFSAHSLPQKTIDNGDLYEKHIRSHVEILSNLINKEIKFADISLAYQSRLGPVKWLEPSLGDALTGIKNKKALVYPISFCIDNSETVFELVKEYKDVANELKFEYYDVVPCLNDSEEFAKFIFQTGLSYINNNTVN, from the coding sequence ATGAAAAGATTGCTTTTGCTATTAAATATGGGTGGCCCAAACAATATAGAAGAGGTTGAAGTTTTTTTAAAAAATATGTTTAATGACCCGTATATTCTTGGTATCAAAAATAAAATTTTACGTAAATTTGTTGGTTTTATGATCGCAAAAGGACGACTAAAGGCTGCCAAAAGCAACTATAATCAAATCGGAGGCAAGTCACCTCTTTGTGAAATAACAGCTAGTTTATGCTCTAAAATTTCAAATTTGAGCAGTGAGTTTGATGCGGTTGATTTCGCGATGAATTACACGCCTCCATTTGCCAAAGAAGTGTTAAAAAAATATGAAAATTTTGATGAAATTGTAGTTTTTCCACTATATCCTCATCACTCTGCGACAACTATTTCATCGAGTATAGATGACTTTAATCTGGCGTTTAATGAGCTTAATTTGAAGTCAAAAGTAAAAATTGTGGAGCCATTTTTTGAAAATCAAACATATAATGATGCGGTTTTAAACAGTATAAAAAATAGTGTAAAAGGTATCAACACTGATGATATTACCTTGATATTTTCAGCTCACTCTCTTCCGCAAAAAACAATAGATAATGGTGATCTTTACGAAAAACATATAAGATCTCATGTAGAAATACTCTCAAATTTAATCAATAAAGAGATTAAATTCGCGGATATTAGCTTAGCTTATCAATCAAGACTCGGACCGGTAAAATGGCTGGAGCCTTCTTTAGGCGATGCCTTAACAGGCATTAAAAACAAAAAGGCTTTAGTTTATCCCATATCGTTTTGCATCGACAACTCAGAGACTGTTTTTGAGCTCGTAAAAGAGTATAAGGATGTTGCCAATGAGCTTAAATTCGAGTATTACGACGTAGTTCCTTGTCTTAATGACAGTGAAGAATTTGCCAAATTTATATTTCAAACCGGCTTAAGTTATATAAACAACAACACTGTAAACTAG
- a CDS encoding response regulator gives MESKNIDSYLLSLKNLAKRLNLGKSSSSHNDDFEKYLKDTNSNFDNINSKISMDLDKFKQNLINLGAAAFLSQLNQSKIEEKIVAKKEELIKTLGLDEEGLKNKGKDEILELKNILEDLLEQFKKDLLASLQNNFLLQKQQRLSSASQNGSPLSSILQKL, from the coding sequence ATGGAGTCTAAAAATATAGATTCATATCTTTTATCTTTAAAAAATTTAGCAAAACGTTTAAATTTAGGCAAAAGCTCATCAAGTCATAATGATGATTTTGAAAAGTATTTAAAAGATACCAACTCAAATTTTGACAATATAAATTCAAAAATTAGTATGGATTTAGACAAATTTAAACAAAATTTGATAAATCTAGGCGCTGCGGCATTTTTAAGTCAATTAAATCAATCAAAAATCGAAGAGAAAATAGTTGCTAAAAAAGAGGAGCTGATAAAGACCTTGGGGCTTGATGAAGAGGGCTTAAAAAATAAAGGCAAAGATGAAATTTTAGAACTAAAAAATATACTTGAAGATCTATTAGAGCAGTTTAAAAAGGATCTGCTGGCAAGTTTACAAAATAACTTTTTATTGCAAAAACAACAAAGATTATCATCGGCTAGCCAAAACGGTTCTCCTCTTAGCTCTATCCTGCAAAAATTATAA